The DNA region CCCTTCCCTCAGTCGGGTCAGAAAACCGCCGGGGACACTGCAAAGCCCCGTCATCTTTTCATCTCCCGGCGACGAAGTGATGCAGAAGTCCTCCCTTCCCTGGCTTTCGCCGCATACAAGCGCCGTATCGGCCCTCTCCTTCCGGTGAGCTTTCGGGGTGGTGGTGATCCGGCGCACCTGTGATGCATCGATGCGGCGGGGAATTCCTTTACTTTCCTTCATCGGGCACGCACCTGAAGCCTTCCCTCTGAATCCATGACCAGAACACCTCCATGACCCTCTCATCATTCTCGATGAGCTTTCCGAAGAGGTAATCCAGGATCCCCATATTCTTCGTGCAGAACTCGCTCCCCGGCCTTCTTCCCCTGATATCGCCGCGCTCCACGTAGTAGCGGACTGGATCGGCGCCGCAGTAAGGCTGATACACACACTGGGCGCACATGGGGAGCATCTCGACGCAGCTTTCACGGACAAGCTCGCGGAGCAGCGGTCCCCCGAAGATCTCGCCGTGGCTCTGGTGAAGCACATTCCCCATAAGGAAGCGCTTGTCGCCCATGCGGGCGAGCATCCGCCCCTCGTCGGCGGGATAGACCTCGCCGTTGTAGTCATAGACGGCGCCACTTATCCCTGCGCCCGCCGGCGACTGGAGGTCCACGAAGCCCGTCGAGAAGGGAGTGAGGATCCGCAGGAGCAGGAACTCCGCATAGAGCTCTGAAAAGTAGGTCCCCTTCATGTTCAGCTCGATGAGGTACTCCAGCGCATCCCTGTAAGCCTCGACGAACTCCCGGGCCGGATAGCCCAGGTGGTCCCGGTTTTTTACGGCAAACCCGTAAGGGTTGAGGCCTCTCAGGAATATGCTCCGGAATCCCATGCCAAGGTAATGATCTATGATCTCCCTGAGGCGGGTAATGTTATCTCTCGTGATGGTGAGAAGGGCGCTGCAGGACTGGGGATTAATGCTCCTGCGGTAAAAAGCGAGATTCCTGACGAAACGGTCATAGCTGCTGCCGTTGTCGCGGCTCCTGCGGTGGAGATCATGGAGCTCCTTCGGACCGTCGAGCGACGTGGAAAACGCCATCCTGTGCTCCCGGCAGAACTTCGCCCACTTCTCTTCGGCATGGAGCAGGTTCGAGCACACCACGAAATCCAGATACTTCTTCTTTTTCCTGTTGAGCTTCTCAGCCTTTTTCACGATAAGCTCAATAATGGGCCAGTTGAGCGTGGGCTCGCCGCCCTGGAACTCTATTTTCACTCCCGGAGAGGGTGAATCAAAAATGACCTCGACCACTTTCTCTGCCACCTCAGGGGTCATATCAAAGCCCTTCGAGGCGGGATCGGTGCTTGATGCCTGGCAATAATCGCACATGCAGCTGCAGCGCGCAGTGATTACTACCATGTGAAGAGCGGTGAAATCGCGCATGTAAGCTCTTTTTGAGCGCATCTTCACCGCCATGAGCTCAATGGCGAGATCGAGATCGTCATCGGCGATAAAATGCCTGCCCTTGAGGGGAAAATAGAGGCTCCCGAGGTCTCCGGGCCTGCGGGCTTCCAGAAGCTGCGAGAACTGCCCCTCATCAATGAGGGTGAACTCTCCGTTCAGGTTCACAAGAAGGACCCGGTCGCCGCCGAGCTTCTTGAAATGAAAGGGAAGAAGAGTGAGGGTGCCGGCTGCGCTCATTGCTTCTTCTCTTCAACTTCGATGGGGAGAAATGCGTGGCGGTAAAGTATCTC from Candidatus Eremiobacterota bacterium includes:
- the hxsB gene encoding His-Xaa-Ser system radical SAM maturase HxsB, with product MSAAGTLTLLPFHFKKLGGDRVLLVNLNGEFTLIDEGQFSQLLEARRPGDLGSLYFPLKGRHFIADDDLDLAIELMAVKMRSKRAYMRDFTALHMVVITARCSCMCDYCQASSTDPASKGFDMTPEVAEKVVEVIFDSPSPGVKIEFQGGEPTLNWPIIELIVKKAEKLNRKKKKYLDFVVCSNLLHAEEKWAKFCREHRMAFSTSLDGPKELHDLHRRSRDNGSSYDRFVRNLAFYRRSINPQSCSALLTITRDNITRLREIIDHYLGMGFRSIFLRGLNPYGFAVKNRDHLGYPAREFVEAYRDALEYLIELNMKGTYFSELYAEFLLLRILTPFSTGFVDLQSPAGAGISGAVYDYNGEVYPADEGRMLARMGDKRFLMGNVLHQSHGEIFGGPLLRELVRESCVEMLPMCAQCVYQPYCGADPVRYYVERGDIRGRRPGSEFCTKNMGILDYLFGKLIENDERVMEVFWSWIQREGFRCVPDEGK